TAACGCTAAACCAAATACGAAGAAACGTTTTCGCCCATACATATCAGATAATTTCCCGAAAATAGGCATTCCCGCAAGCACTGCCACTGCATAGGCAGATGTAATCCATATGTAGTTTTCTACTCCACCTAAATCGGCAAGAATAGAACCGAGTGCGGTTGCGACAATTGTGTTGTCCATTGCCGCCATTAATATTGCTAATAAAAGTCCACTTAATACAAGTTTTACTCGTGGTTGTTGCATAAAGATTCTCCTTTCCTCAGACGATGAATCGTATCACCGTTTTACGTTTTCTATCAGTTTTCTAAAACAGATCATCCTGTACTCTTACAAAGTATACTACTCGAATGAATTAATGGAAATTGGGAATGCTACGAACAGGAGAGTTTGCGGATTGGAGGTTAGGAGATTGAAAATCCCAACAGGTAAATTGAAAAAGGATAAATCCTCTACACTAAAAGAAACAACGATACCTCATCAAACAATTGTCGATGAATTTAACCATGTGCATGACTTTCTTCAAAAAAAGCTTGTCACGAATATCGGGGACGTTATTTTATTCTATTTATATAGTATGGTGGATCATTCCGTTATCTATCAGAAAGAAATAAAACCACTTCTTGAAAATGCAAAAGCCGCCTTGCAAGACGGGGAACTTCTTCCAGAAAACGATCTTGCCGGTATTATTAATGCTATCTCGATCGGTCATATCGTCGTGTATGTAGAAGAAACAAAAAAATATTATAAATTTATTGCGTATAGTGCTCCTACACGTTCCATTGGCACTTCCGAAATTGAAACGACTGTCATCGGACCACAGGATTCTTTTACCGAATCATTGCAGACCAATTTATCCTTGTTAAAACGACGCATTCACACTCCACACTTTAAAACAAAATCTAGCACGATCGGTACAGAATCTCACACTGAAATATGTACCGTTTATATGAAAAATATCGTAAGTGACGACAATATCGGTCTAATTGAAGAACGATTACGCAACGTCAATAATCCGAGCTTTCAAGATATATCCATTCTCAAACAAATGTTAGAGGACAATCCGTTTTCTCCTTTTCCTCAATTTATTATGACGAACCGACCAGACACGGCCGTTAAGTATATTATGGATGGGCGAATTGTGGTACTAATGGACAATAGTTCTAGCATTATGATTACGCCATCTTCTTTCTTAGAAATGTTTTTGTCGAGTGAAGATTACTACAATCGATGGACTACCGCATCTTTACTTCGACTTATACGATTTATTGGATTCTTTATCACCGTTATATTAACCCCTGCCTATATTTCCATCATGTCGTTTCATCCCGGTGTTGTGCCAATTGATCTGTTGATGAGACTGCAAGAATCACGGTCCAAAGTTCCTTTTCCTCCTGTTTTTGAAGTGATTTTTATTGAACTCGTAATAGAAGTGTTAAGGGAAGCTGGAGCTCGAATGCCGACAAAAATTGGTCAAACAATTGGTATCGTTGGAGGTATTGTAATTGGAACCGCTGCAGTCGAAGCGGGATTAGTAAGTAATGTATTGATAGTTTTAGTAGCTATTTCCGCACTATTATCGTTTATGATTCCAAACTATTTAATGAGTAATGCAAGTCGACTCATTCGCTATTTTTTTATCATTGCGGCTGGTGCGTTTGGATTCTTAGGATTAACACTTGCTTTAGCTTGGTTAATGAATCATTTATTGAACTTAACGTCACTTGGAAAACCTTATGTTTCGCCTGTCGTTCCTCGTAGATTTTCCGATGTCTACGATGGAATTGTTCGTGCACCATTAACGTTCATTCAAAACCGAAAAAGATTGAGTATGTCAAAGCAGCCAACCTTTCCAACGAAACGGGAGAAACAATAAGATGGATGTTCACCAAAAATTACCTTTAAACAATACGCATGTTTTCTTTTTGGTGCAAAATGGCATCATAGGGATGAGTATGCTATCGCTTTCGAATACGTTAAGCCCCATCGGGAGTGGGCACTGGATAATTCCGATACTTTTCGGGTTATTAGTGACCATTACGGTTATCGGTTTAGTAAAATTCAGTGCCATTTTTCCAGAACAGCATTTGTTTCAAGTACATGACCGCTTATTTGGACCACTGATAGGCTCCATTCTTAATTTTACTTGGCTCGTTTATTTTATAGCGTTGGTGTATATCGTCTCCGACAATTATTTGGCTCTTGTTGAATTGTTAATCTTGCCGAATCGAACGCAGTTTTTACCATTTGTTGTTGTAGTCATTCTAGAAATATTTATTGTCAAAGGTGGAGTGAAATCGGTGGCGAGATTTTGTATCGCTACTTTTTTTCTCACTGCTTGGATGATTGTTTTTTTAAAATGGGGATTCACGGAAGGAACGATTACACATGTCCTCCCTGTTTTTAATTTCACCTGGAGGGAGTTTTGGGAAGTCTTTAAACCAGGCTATTCAAGTTTACTAGGATTTGAATTACTCCTTCTTTACTATCCGCTTATTCAACAGAAGAAGAAAACCACCAAGCTAGTGATTGGCGGGGTATGGACCTCCATATTTTTTTATGTAGCAGTAACATTCGTCGGTTCGATGTATTTTTCGCAATGGCAATTAGAAAATGTGAAGTTTCCTTTGTTGAAATTATTT
The Paenisporosarcina cavernae genome window above contains:
- a CDS encoding GerAB/ArcD/ProY family transporter, yielding MDVHQKLPLNNTHVFFLVQNGIIGMSMLSLSNTLSPIGSGHWIIPILFGLLVTITVIGLVKFSAIFPEQHLFQVHDRLFGPLIGSILNFTWLVYFIALVYIVSDNYLALVELLILPNRTQFLPFVVVVILEIFIVKGGVKSVARFCIATFFLTAWMIVFLKWGFTEGTITHVLPVFNFTWREFWEVFKPGYSSLLGFELLLLYYPLIQQKKKTTKLVIGGVWTSIFFYVAVTFVGSMYFSQWQLENVKFPLLKLFQAVNLTFIERIDTLGISLWVLLILSTGSLYLWGAKLAIDHFRSKETAFHLYILGLIVILLTFIPIEEPTKLKIQQYVFYVGYVLVILPILCIPLAKRAKRREHNA
- a CDS encoding spore germination protein; amino-acid sequence: MKIPTGKLKKDKSSTLKETTIPHQTIVDEFNHVHDFLQKKLVTNIGDVILFYLYSMVDHSVIYQKEIKPLLENAKAALQDGELLPENDLAGIINAISIGHIVVYVEETKKYYKFIAYSAPTRSIGTSEIETTVIGPQDSFTESLQTNLSLLKRRIHTPHFKTKSSTIGTESHTEICTVYMKNIVSDDNIGLIEERLRNVNNPSFQDISILKQMLEDNPFSPFPQFIMTNRPDTAVKYIMDGRIVVLMDNSSSIMITPSSFLEMFLSSEDYYNRWTTASLLRLIRFIGFFITVILTPAYISIMSFHPGVVPIDLLMRLQESRSKVPFPPVFEVIFIELVIEVLREAGARMPTKIGQTIGIVGGIVIGTAAVEAGLVSNVLIVLVAISALLSFMIPNYLMSNASRLIRYFFIIAAGAFGFLGLTLALAWLMNHLLNLTSLGKPYVSPVVPRRFSDVYDGIVRAPLTFIQNRKRLSMSKQPTFPTKREKQ